AAGCTGCAAGGTCTGCATTCAGATGGCCCAAGAAAGGCTCAATGGATGGTGCAGGAAAAGGAACAGCAGATGGAACTAAGGTGAAGAAGATCAAGAGGATGAAACAGCCAGAGAAGGGAGGTGAATAACCCCGAGATTACAGCAGGTATTGTGGGGTCCTGGAGGGAAAGTGCCCCAGCAGATGGTACTGAACCCTTGAGACCTTTCTGAACTTACCTTGCCAACTTTGATCACCTTCTTTACGGCATCTGCAATCATGTTGGAGTGATACTCAAGGCTGTCAACACAGGAGAATCTCAGAATCCAACCAGAACACCCCACCCAGATTTTCCCACTGTGCTTCCCCTTCCAacacccaccctccaccccacttCAGCTTCCCATAACTTACTTGAGATGCCGCAGCATGTTGGAAGCGGACAGAAGCATGGCAGTGGGATTGGCTATATTCCTGCCCACGGCCTGGGCAAAGGGGTGCCGAGCACCCTGTGGAAAAAACAAGCCAGAATCACTGGAAGGAGACAAGCACATGCAAAGGAGAAGGTCTGCAAAAGGCATTATAGCACAGAAGGAAGGCAGGCCAAGGTGACTGAGAGGTgtagggagtgggagaggaagcTGCACtgggatggaagaggaggaacacaGCACACCTACCCAAGGTCAGAGAAGGCTGGGTACAGATAACTAGATAACTAACAGgaaataattcctttttttttcttagtttgggttttggggacagggtctcactgtgtagctctggctattctggaactatataggccaggctggtcttgaactcaaatattcacctgcttcccaagtgctgggattaaagacatatgccaccactaTGCCCAGGGGAAAAATAATCATGCTCACCGTCTCAAAAACTGCATACTCTGCACTGTAGCTCTCACCAGGGACCACACCAGCTCCCCCAACAAGGCCAGCAGCCAGATTGTCAATAATGTTTCCGTAAAGATTAGGCATCACAAGTACATCAAACTGGTAAGGATTCTGTACCAGCTAGGGGTAAGATTATGAAAATGAAGAAGAGTTCCAACAAAAAAGGAGATTTCCACTCCCTGCTCTCCCTCTGCGAACTCACCTGCATGCAGCAATTGTCTATGATCATTGTCTCAAATTTGATTTTGGGGTATAGTTCAGCGACTTCCTCACAGCACTGCAAGAACAACCCATCCCCAAGTTTCCTGTTCATGGACCAAAGAGACAAAAATCAGTCGAGAGAGCTAAAGGGATGATACCTCTCTAGGAACCCAGGCACACAAAAACCACGTCTCACATGATGTTGGCCTTGTGAACAGCTGTGACCTTGCTCCGCCCTTTCTTGGTGGCATAGTCAAATGCAAACTTTGCAATCCTCTGAGACTTGGTTCGAGTGACAATCTTCAGGCACTCGATGACACCCTTCGCACTCTAGGCGAGAGAAGTGACTGATGACAAACACTTGGAAAGGCGGCAAAGAGGCCTCTACCtcttgcctgcctctctctgtgccCCCACACGCCCCAGTTTCTGGGCCTTACCTCATGTTCCAGAGAGCTATATTCCCCTTCTGTCTGCTCTCGAATGATTACCAGGTCTAGATTGTTATGCCGAGTCATGTATCCAGGAAGTGACTTCACATGGACTACATTGGCAAACAAGTCCAACTTACGCCTGAGGGTAGACAGCCATCAGTTCTGTGCTGGTGCCCAGCACCTCTCTGACCAAGCCTACCCATCCACCTACCTCAGCTGCATATCATAGGAAGCTAATTCGCCCTTATACTCCATTGGGGTATAGATCTTCCCTGTGGAAACAAAGTGTGGGGGAAGTAGGGTTAGACAGAGGTCAAGCAGAAACCGCAGTCCAATCTCCCACTGACATCATATAACCTAGACTCCCCAGCTCCGACTCACAAATCCCTCATCCTTTATCGCCCTTGGCAAGAGGTAAAGAACAGATAATGTAGCTAAAATGCAAAGCAATAAATGTAATGCTTTAGTTGTATCTAtgttggaatttttcttttttctttttttttgtttttttcaagacagggtttctctgtagctttacagcctgtcttggaactagctcttgtagaccaggctggactcgaactcacagagatccgcctgcctctacctcccaagtgcaggattaaaggtgtgcgccacaaaATAACCTAAGAggtatttgtttttaatcaaagAACCTGGGTTTAATAACAAACTGAAAAGCAGTGGCTTTCCTTATGTTCCTGGGTCTACTGACTTTCTGTTTTCTCAGATACTACTTACTGAAAATCGACTGCAATCAAAACCACACCAAGTCCTGCCCTCCACAAGCAAACAATGCATTGGGGAAGACAAGGAATGGGATTAACAACAAACAGAGGCGCGCAGAGGAGGAATCCTGTCTGATAATATTAGGGAATGTTGTAAAGCTGGCACTTTTAATCAGTTCCTCGGGTAACTGAGTACAGTGGGCTGAGCAGTGATCCCCAAAATGACAGGCCCATGCCCTTATGCCAAGAAACCATAAACAGAATTTattggagtggggtggggagctgTAAATGTGATCTTACTTGGAAAAACACTTTTTTTCACATAGAATTAGGAATCTTGAGATAAAATTGCCCTGGATGAGGGTGGGCCCTAAATCCAGTGGTAAATCAAAAAGAGATAAAGGTGATCATAAAAAGTGAATGTCTATAAACCAAAGAACACCAGGAAAAGGATTCTCGTTCTAGGCCTTCAGAGGGACGGTAGCCTCAGAACTGAGAGTACAATTAGATTATTTTCAGCCACCCACAAAACTGTAGCACCCGATGGCAACCATGGAAAATGAGCATGAGCAAGTGAGGATTCTGATAGGTGACATCAGAGAGGGAAGAGCACAAGTCACGTGACAACTCACACAGCTGATGGTGAGCAAAA
The Microtus pennsylvanicus isolate mMicPen1 chromosome 2, mMicPen1.hap1, whole genome shotgun sequence DNA segment above includes these coding regions:
- the Idh3b gene encoding isocitrate dehydrogenase [NAD] subunit beta, mitochondrial isoform X1, coding for MAALSNVRWLTRAVVAARNPGAWRCLRTSATAHAASQSQAEDVRVEGAFPVTMLPGDGVGPELMHAVKEVFKAAAVPVEFKEHHLSEVQNMASEEKLEQLLSSMKENKVAIIGKIYTPMEYKGELASYDMQLRRKLDLFANVVHVKSLPGYMTRHNNLDLVIIREQTEGEYSSLEHESAKGVIECLKIVTRTKSQRIAKFAFDYATKKGRSKVTAVHKANIMKLGDGLFLQCCEEVAELYPKIKFETMIIDNCCMQLVQNPYQFDVLVMPNLYGNIIDNLAAGLVGGAGVVPGESYSAEYAVFETGARHPFAQAVGRNIANPTAMLLSASNMLRHLNLEYHSNMIADAVKKVIKVGKVRTRDMGGYSTTTDFIKSVIGHLHPHGG
- the Idh3b gene encoding isocitrate dehydrogenase [NAD] subunit beta, mitochondrial isoform X2, with product MAALSNVRWLTRAVVAARNPGAWRCLRTSATAHAASQSQAEDVRVEGAFPVTMLPGDGVGPELMHAVKEVFKAAAVPVEFKEHHLSEVQNMASEEKLEQLLSSMKENKVAIIGKIYTPMEYKGELASYDMQLRRKLDLFANVVHVKSLPGYMTRHNNLDLVIIREQTEGEYSSLEHESAKGVIECLKIVTRTKSQRIAKFAFDYATKKGRSKVTAVHKANIMKLGDGLFLQCCEEVAELYPKIKFETMIIDNCCMQLVQNPYQFDVLVMPNLYGNIIDNLAAGLVGGAGVVPGESYSAEYAVFETGARHPFAQAVGRNIANPTAMLLSASNMLRHLNLEYHSNMIADAVKKVIKVGKVRTSDMGGYATCHDFTEAVIVALS